Proteins from a genomic interval of Rhodococcus rhodochrous:
- a CDS encoding YhgE/Pip domain-containing protein, producing MSSTQSTIDPHHGTLRSPRFWLAPFAVVAAVMSALAYFYLGALLDPSENLRQFPMAIVNQDVGDVLPGSDERQNFGDQITEGILDGIDPEEIDLQRMGISAANQGLDDGSLYGAIVIPSDFTKRISILAQASVVPGDIEKPIITLYTNPRTGAFATGIVTTIGDRALTQVNDTVGQQLTETVTATLAESAPDLQLSGASSLVLAQPIDALTVEHKPLPDGTGAGLSAFFYTLLLILAGFTGATIINAVVDSALGFVPTEYGPLYIARETTRMSRMQVLALKWGITVVMSLIVSALYLWISTALGMPAPRALLLWEYGALAISAVGITSLAVMSIFGAAGLLVNLIVFIVLGLPSSGGTIPIEATPRMFEWLSTFEPMHQIYLAVRSILYFDGRPDAGLGHGVTMTIVGLVFGLVVGALVTWIYDRVGFHRAADAPVRLPWRPSRQHDRGSTVAADTVRSDDSVDAGEDDREDTDGSSGSSEHSGESDWPANEMGDPAARRG from the coding sequence GTGAGTTCAACCCAGTCGACTATCGATCCGCACCACGGCACCCTGCGCAGCCCCCGCTTCTGGCTCGCGCCCTTCGCTGTCGTCGCGGCGGTGATGAGTGCCTTGGCGTACTTCTATCTCGGCGCACTCCTCGATCCGAGCGAGAACCTGAGACAGTTCCCGATGGCCATCGTCAATCAGGACGTCGGCGATGTGCTGCCCGGATCGGACGAGCGACAGAACTTCGGCGACCAGATCACCGAGGGCATCCTCGACGGCATCGATCCCGAGGAGATCGATCTGCAACGGATGGGGATCTCGGCCGCCAACCAGGGACTCGACGACGGCAGCCTGTACGGCGCGATCGTCATCCCCAGCGACTTCACCAAACGCATCTCGATCCTCGCGCAGGCCTCGGTGGTTCCCGGCGACATCGAGAAACCGATCATCACCCTGTACACGAACCCCCGGACGGGCGCGTTCGCGACGGGCATCGTCACGACGATCGGCGACCGCGCGCTGACCCAGGTGAACGACACGGTCGGTCAGCAGCTCACCGAAACCGTCACCGCGACGCTCGCCGAGTCGGCACCCGACCTGCAACTGTCCGGCGCCTCCAGCCTCGTCCTGGCCCAACCGATCGATGCACTCACCGTCGAGCACAAGCCGCTGCCCGACGGGACGGGCGCGGGTCTGTCCGCCTTCTTCTACACCCTGCTGCTGATCCTGGCCGGCTTCACAGGCGCCACGATCATCAACGCGGTCGTCGACAGTGCCCTCGGTTTCGTGCCCACCGAATACGGCCCCCTCTATATCGCGAGGGAGACCACCCGGATGTCACGCATGCAGGTGCTGGCACTCAAGTGGGGCATCACGGTGGTCATGTCGTTGATCGTCTCGGCGTTGTACCTGTGGATTTCCACCGCACTCGGCATGCCGGCACCGCGCGCGTTGCTGCTCTGGGAATACGGGGCGCTCGCGATCTCCGCGGTGGGCATCACGTCCCTCGCGGTGATGTCGATCTTCGGTGCAGCGGGTCTGCTGGTGAACCTGATCGTGTTCATCGTGCTCGGCCTGCCGTCGTCCGGCGGCACCATCCCGATCGAGGCCACCCCGCGGATGTTCGAGTGGTTGTCGACCTTCGAGCCCATGCACCAGATCTACCTCGCGGTACGGTCCATCCTCTACTTCGACGGACGACCCGACGCCGGGCTCGGTCACGGCGTGACGATGACGATCGTCGGACTCGTGTTCGGTCTCGTCGTCGGCGCCCTGGTGACGTGGATCTACGACCGCGTCGGTTTCCATCGGGCCGCGGACGCACCCGTGCGTCTGCCGTGGCGACCGTCGCGACAGCACGATCGGGGTTCGACGGTCGCGGCCGACACGGTTCGCTCGGACGACAGCGTGGACGCCGGTGAGGACGATCGTGAGGATACGGACGGATCCTCCGGCAGCTCCGAGCATTCGGGCGAAAGCGACTGGCCCGCGAACGAAATGGGGGACCCCGCCGCGCGTCGGGGGTAG
- a CDS encoding bifunctional 3'-5' exonuclease/DNA polymerase yields the protein MEHTVWVRTVVVPHPADGRGRRGASIVEVDASGAPLGPVREYPEFADAVAAIEAESRPRWVWTSTATVYPELLRAGVRVQRCHDLATTGAILAVREGLPSPTAEEPVDERPGLFDAAPAIDVEAVVAQFADQRRRISGDARLELLTAAESAGTLAAAEMGFDGLPFSAQAHRRLLEDTLGPRPTGYDLPSRIAEVVEEISAAFGRPVNPASHSEVLEAFRREGITVESTRKYVLQRIDHPAVPLLLRHRELSKLYSTNGWHWLDTWVRDNRFRPVYVPGAVVSGRWASRGGGALQIPKALRSSVIADPGRSFVVADAGQLEPRILAAMSGDRRMVAAAGSDDLYAPVAAASFGGDRAKAKVAVLGVLYGATSGDARALLTVLRRSFPTAVDFVERAARAGERGEVVHSWLGRACPPAPEGFHSHGDAHARGRFTRNFVVQATAAEWALCVLAELRRRLTTDPDPTAGDLVFFQHDEVVVHTGNPELASSHITASVEAATRLMFGDTQVRFPMDTAVRSVYAEDAGGE from the coding sequence ATGGAGCACACTGTATGGGTGCGCACGGTCGTCGTTCCTCATCCTGCGGACGGCCGGGGCCGTCGCGGTGCAAGCATCGTCGAGGTCGACGCATCCGGTGCGCCGCTCGGTCCGGTACGTGAGTACCCCGAATTCGCGGATGCAGTCGCAGCGATCGAAGCCGAATCGCGACCACGCTGGGTGTGGACCTCGACGGCAACGGTCTATCCCGAGCTGCTCCGCGCGGGGGTTCGGGTGCAGCGATGCCACGATCTCGCCACCACCGGCGCCATCCTTGCCGTACGGGAGGGCCTGCCCTCACCCACTGCGGAGGAACCGGTCGACGAGCGACCCGGTCTCTTCGACGCCGCTCCCGCGATCGACGTCGAGGCGGTGGTCGCGCAGTTCGCTGATCAGCGTCGCCGCATCTCCGGCGACGCTCGCCTCGAGCTGCTCACCGCCGCCGAATCGGCCGGCACGCTCGCAGCGGCCGAGATGGGTTTCGACGGGTTGCCGTTCTCGGCGCAGGCGCATCGTCGCCTCCTCGAGGACACCCTCGGGCCGCGCCCGACCGGCTACGACCTGCCGAGCCGCATCGCCGAAGTGGTCGAGGAGATCAGCGCCGCCTTCGGCCGCCCCGTGAATCCCGCCTCGCACAGCGAGGTGCTCGAGGCGTTCCGCCGCGAGGGCATCACCGTCGAGTCGACCCGCAAGTATGTGCTGCAGCGGATCGACCATCCCGCGGTGCCTCTGTTGTTGCGGCACCGTGAGCTGTCGAAGTTGTACAGCACGAACGGCTGGCACTGGCTCGACACCTGGGTCCGCGACAACCGGTTCCGCCCGGTCTACGTTCCCGGCGCCGTCGTGTCGGGCCGATGGGCGAGTCGCGGCGGTGGCGCTCTGCAGATCCCCAAGGCGCTGCGATCGAGCGTGATCGCCGACCCGGGCCGGTCGTTCGTCGTCGCCGACGCGGGCCAGCTCGAACCGCGCATCCTGGCGGCGATGTCGGGCGATCGACGCATGGTCGCGGCTGCCGGTTCGGACGATCTGTACGCCCCGGTCGCCGCGGCGTCCTTCGGCGGCGACCGCGCGAAGGCGAAGGTCGCGGTGCTCGGCGTCCTCTACGGGGCCACGTCCGGCGACGCGCGTGCCCTGCTGACGGTGCTGCGACGCAGCTTCCCGACCGCCGTCGACTTCGTCGAACGTGCCGCCCGTGCGGGTGAACGTGGCGAGGTGGTGCATTCGTGGCTGGGCCGTGCGTGCCCACCCGCTCCGGAGGGATTCCATTCGCACGGTGATGCGCATGCACGCGGGCGGTTCACGCGGAACTTCGTCGTGCAGGCCACCGCGGCCGAGTGGGCGCTGTGCGTGCTTGCGGAACTGCGACGGCGGCTGACCACCGATCCCGACCCGACAGCCGGCGATCTCGTGTTCTTCCAGCACGACGAGGTGGTGGTGCACACCGGCAATCCGGAACTCGCGTCGTCGCACATCACCGCCTCCGTCGAGGCGGCGACGCGCCTGATGTTCGGCGACACGCAGGTTCGTTTCCCGATGGACACCGCCGTGCGCAGCGTCTACGCCGAGGATGCGGGCGGTGAGTAG
- a CDS encoding DNA-3-methyladenine glycosylase 2 yields MITTLRFPVAEPVAVGPMLASLRSHTVPGYEHHDSATGTHHRAIRTTGGAAHVAVRFDDPATPDGGRGGDVRHLEVHVETAGRADVEEVGETIRQWLDLGVDPSVVDAAFESDPVLGPLVQTHPGLRVVGTTDWFATAVSTVLGQQVSVAAACTFSGRLVAAFGDDAPGGLRCFPGPHRLATVEQSDLRAVIGTTQSRARTVSELARAAAGGVAPEQPSFAADLLALPGIGPWTVDYLALRLGDRDAYPSGDLVLRRALQVESAREAAERAERWRPWRAYAVMHLWTHATYSPPASSA; encoded by the coding sequence GTGATCACCACCCTCAGGTTCCCGGTGGCCGAACCCGTTGCGGTGGGTCCGATGCTGGCGTCGCTGCGAAGCCACACCGTCCCCGGCTACGAACACCATGACAGCGCCACCGGCACTCATCACCGCGCGATTCGCACGACCGGCGGAGCCGCGCACGTCGCTGTCCGCTTCGACGACCCGGCGACACCCGACGGCGGGAGAGGCGGGGACGTGCGACATCTCGAGGTTCACGTCGAGACCGCAGGTCGTGCGGATGTCGAGGAGGTCGGCGAGACGATCCGCCAGTGGCTCGATCTCGGCGTCGACCCGTCCGTCGTCGATGCGGCATTCGAGTCCGATCCCGTGCTCGGACCTCTCGTGCAGACCCATCCCGGTCTGCGCGTGGTCGGTACCACCGACTGGTTCGCCACCGCCGTGTCCACGGTGCTCGGGCAGCAGGTGAGTGTCGCTGCGGCATGCACATTCTCAGGACGTCTCGTTGCGGCCTTCGGCGACGACGCACCCGGTGGGCTGCGGTGCTTCCCTGGGCCGCACCGACTCGCGACGGTCGAGCAGAGCGACCTGCGTGCCGTCATCGGCACGACGCAGTCACGTGCCCGCACCGTCTCCGAACTGGCCCGGGCCGCGGCCGGCGGGGTGGCGCCGGAGCAACCCTCGTTCGCGGCAGATCTTCTCGCGCTCCCCGGGATCGGTCCGTGGACCGTCGACTATCTCGCTCTACGACTCGGCGATCGCGATGCGTATCCGTCCGGCGACCTCGTTCTCCGACGAGCCCTGCAGGTGGAGAGCGCACGCGAAGCCGCCGAGCGCGCCGAACGATGGCGGCCGTGGCGGGCGTACGCCGTCATGCATCTGTGGACACACGCCACCTACTCACCGCCCGCATCCTCGGCGTAG
- a CDS encoding methylated-DNA--[protein]-cysteine S-methyltransferase — MSLMNFPQPSVGSADLAWLREKLVLDAEAAGLLDVAFRVVDTPVGPLLLATTTVGLVRVAYVAGGSDAVLDELSRRISPRVLDAPGRLDPVVRQLDEYFAGTRTHFDVPLDLRLADGFRREVITRLPEIEYGRTASYAEIAAAAGSPRAVRAVGTACAKNPLPVVVPCHRVVRSDGSMGQYVGGVEAKRALLQLESVA; from the coding sequence ATGTCGCTCATGAACTTTCCACAACCCTCGGTCGGATCGGCCGATCTCGCGTGGTTGCGGGAGAAGCTCGTACTCGACGCCGAGGCGGCCGGGTTGCTCGATGTCGCGTTCCGCGTCGTCGACACCCCCGTCGGTCCGCTCCTGCTGGCCACCACCACCGTCGGGCTCGTGCGGGTCGCCTACGTCGCCGGCGGATCCGACGCCGTGCTCGACGAACTCTCCCGCCGGATCAGCCCGCGCGTTCTCGACGCGCCGGGTCGGCTCGACCCGGTGGTCCGGCAGCTCGACGAGTACTTCGCCGGTACGAGGACACATTTCGACGTTCCGCTCGATCTGCGTCTCGCCGACGGATTCCGGCGCGAGGTGATCACGCGACTGCCCGAGATCGAATACGGGCGCACGGCGAGCTACGCGGAGATCGCCGCCGCGGCCGGGAGCCCGCGGGCGGTACGGGCGGTCGGAACGGCGTGCGCGAAGAACCCGCTGCCCGTGGTGGTGCCGTGCCATCGGGTGGTACGCAGCGACGGCAGCATGGGGCAGTACGTCGGGGGAGTCGAGGCGAAGAGGGCACTGCTGCAACTCGAGTCGGTCGCGTGA
- a CDS encoding RNA polymerase sigma factor, which translates to MSLPDHLPRASLPPFDEVVTRHGATVLRVCRALLGAVDADDAWSETFLAALRAYPELPPGSNIEAWLVTIAHRKAVDIHRVRGRTPVPTENLPEPASATGNPGEGDDELWSAVAELPFTQRAALVYHYVGGLPYAEIGTILGNSPAAARRAAADGRAALRRRIEHGTGCRS; encoded by the coding sequence ATGTCCCTGCCTGATCACCTACCGCGGGCGAGCCTGCCTCCTTTCGACGAGGTGGTCACCCGTCACGGCGCGACGGTCCTCCGGGTCTGTCGCGCACTGCTCGGAGCCGTCGACGCCGACGACGCCTGGTCCGAGACCTTCCTCGCGGCGTTGCGCGCCTACCCTGAACTGCCACCGGGCAGCAACATCGAAGCGTGGCTCGTCACCATCGCGCACCGCAAGGCCGTCGACATCCACCGTGTGCGCGGGCGGACGCCGGTGCCCACCGAGAACCTTCCCGAACCCGCGTCGGCCACGGGAAACCCCGGTGAGGGCGACGACGAACTGTGGAGCGCGGTCGCCGAACTTCCCTTCACGCAGCGTGCGGCGCTGGTCTACCACTACGTCGGAGGCCTGCCCTACGCGGAGATCGGCACGATCCTCGGCAACAGCCCGGCCGCGGCACGTCGCGCGGCGGCCGACGGTCGGGCGGCGTTGCGTCGTCGGATCGAACACGGAACAGGATGTCGCTCATGA
- a CDS encoding methylated-DNA--[protein]-cysteine S-methyltransferase: MTALRTHTVIDTPIGELTLVNTDGVLSGVYMAEHHPAPDRAGFGEQVTEGFDEVITQFGEYFAGRRTRFTVPIAPVGTPFQREVWQALTTIEYGTTRTYSEIALALGRPTAVRAVAAANARNPLCIIVPCHRVIGSSGKLTGYAGGLERKRFLLDQEARVLSSAEPGVAGDTHVPA, translated from the coding sequence GTGACCGCATTGCGCACCCACACCGTCATCGACACACCGATCGGCGAGCTGACGTTGGTGAACACCGACGGCGTCCTGAGCGGCGTGTACATGGCCGAGCATCACCCCGCGCCCGACCGCGCCGGTTTCGGCGAGCAGGTCACCGAGGGGTTCGACGAAGTGATCACCCAGTTCGGCGAATACTTCGCGGGTCGCCGCACCCGGTTCACCGTCCCCATCGCTCCCGTCGGAACCCCGTTCCAACGCGAGGTGTGGCAGGCGCTGACGACGATCGAGTACGGCACCACGCGCACCTACTCGGAGATCGCACTCGCTCTCGGCCGGCCCACCGCGGTACGGGCGGTCGCTGCGGCCAATGCCCGTAACCCGCTCTGCATCATCGTCCCGTGCCATCGCGTCATCGGTAGCAGCGGCAAGCTCACCGGTTACGCCGGTGGTCTCGAGCGCAAACGCTTCCTGCTCGACCAGGAGGCGCGGGTGCTGAGTTCCGCCGAGCCCGGTGTCGCCGGCGATACCCATGTCCCTGCCTGA
- a CDS encoding ribulose 1,5-bisphosphate carboxylase large subunit: MISLPVPALGLSVAGSIVDVTRTVLGRTRETAEFALSLPARVEGLLGEAESLIGSVESLIRRIDSVVTDATDIVEGASVAVAQATQVIASTIGVVEEAADAVTRATEIIDSTGGVVRDATVVAADARIVVESAGRSSDAAGELLETYKPLAERAAPLATQFVEEFSPEELRAAIRLIDRLPEITERVDAVLPIMATLDTVSPEIHELLLVAKDVRQAIVGVPGFNFLRRRGEEKEINGDD; encoded by the coding sequence ATGATCTCGCTGCCTGTGCCCGCGCTCGGACTCTCGGTCGCCGGTTCCATCGTCGACGTCACCCGGACCGTGCTCGGACGCACCCGCGAGACCGCCGAGTTCGCGCTGTCGCTCCCGGCGCGGGTGGAAGGACTGCTCGGCGAGGCCGAATCGCTCATCGGCTCGGTCGAATCGCTGATCCGCCGCATCGACAGTGTGGTCACCGACGCCACCGACATCGTCGAGGGAGCGTCGGTGGCCGTCGCGCAAGCGACCCAGGTGATCGCCTCGACCATCGGTGTGGTGGAGGAAGCCGCCGATGCGGTCACGCGCGCCACGGAGATCATCGACTCGACGGGCGGGGTCGTGCGCGATGCGACGGTGGTCGCGGCAGACGCGCGGATCGTCGTCGAATCCGCAGGCCGCAGCTCCGACGCCGCCGGGGAACTGCTCGAGACCTACAAGCCCCTCGCCGAACGAGCCGCTCCCCTGGCCACCCAGTTCGTCGAGGAGTTCTCACCCGAGGAACTGCGCGCCGCGATCAGGCTCATCGACCGACTCCCCGAGATCACCGAGCGGGTCGACGCCGTGCTGCCCATCATGGCGACGCTCGACACCGTCTCCCCCGAGATCCACGAACTGCTCCTCGTCGCGAAGGACGTCCGACAGGCGATCGTCGGTGTGCCCGGCTTCAACTTCCTGCGCCGACGCGGGGAGGAGAAAGAGATCAACGGTGATGACTGA
- a CDS encoding TetR/AcrR family transcriptional regulator translates to MTSPAPRRYAGLSGEQRVALRREALLEAGLELFAASGKSGATMTAICAHAKLTERYFYESFGSRDDLLRQVLDKIADEVREAVLAALRTGTGTLEDLVRNAIASFVAILTDDPRKGRVSLIESAGFEPLRTHRRASLRSFAQMVADEATRMYGDRAWPPERGEINGLLFVGGLAELVTAWLNDELAISPDEIVDAATHQFLSTAHR, encoded by the coding sequence ATGACTTCCCCCGCGCCCCGCCGCTACGCCGGTCTGAGCGGCGAACAGCGTGTCGCCCTGCGCCGCGAAGCCCTGCTCGAGGCAGGACTGGAACTGTTCGCGGCCTCGGGGAAGAGCGGCGCCACCATGACCGCCATCTGCGCACACGCCAAGCTGACGGAGCGGTACTTCTACGAGAGCTTCGGCAGCAGGGACGATCTGCTGCGGCAGGTCCTCGACAAGATCGCCGACGAGGTGCGCGAAGCCGTACTCGCCGCGCTCCGCACCGGCACGGGCACACTCGAAGACCTCGTGCGGAATGCCATCGCGTCGTTCGTCGCGATCCTCACCGACGACCCGCGTAAAGGCCGGGTCTCGCTCATCGAGTCCGCCGGCTTCGAACCCTTGCGCACCCACAGGCGAGCGTCGCTACGCAGTTTCGCCCAGATGGTCGCCGACGAAGCGACCCGAATGTACGGTGACCGGGCATGGCCGCCCGAGCGCGGTGAGATCAACGGATTGCTGTTCGTCGGCGGTCTGGCCGAACTGGTCACGGCGTGGTTGAACGACGAGCTCGCCATCTCGCCCGACGAGATCGTCGACGCGGCAACACACCAGTTCCTCTCGACGGCCCACCGGTAG
- a CDS encoding cytochrome P450 produces the protein MTRILAAPPAHSHLRPVPGRSGIPGIGHVLEYIRDPLAMMQKHWDRYGEVSCFSAAGRRWISVLGPDACQEVLQNKDRAFANGDGWSALIGPFFHGGLMLLDSEEHLRHRRIMQQAFTRSRLEKTVEAMNPSITEKLDKWVPTDGFRAYTALKTLTLDLATDIFMGGAEDSTPAEIEAVKKAFIDCVQAATSIVRYPVPGTRWKRGLDGRRVLEDFFRHYLPARRSRETDDLFSVLCHIESEAGQRFSDDEIVDHMIFLLMAAHDTSTITISTMMQYLGQHPQWQDRCRGESLALGTAAPSHADLDALGSLDLVMKECLRLVSPVPVLARRAVRDTEVRGHFVPAGTYASVAPHFTHHMAEYWPEPERFDPERFAEHRREDKVHRYAWEPFGGGVHKCLGMHFAGVEVKAIVHQLLLRFEWHVDAGYVAPLDFTSLPFPSDGQPVDLRLRSTDSERQSV, from the coding sequence GTGACCCGGATCCTGGCGGCTCCCCCCGCCCACTCCCATCTGCGCCCGGTCCCGGGACGATCGGGAATACCCGGTATCGGGCACGTCCTCGAATACATCCGCGATCCCCTCGCGATGATGCAGAAGCACTGGGACCGTTACGGCGAGGTGTCCTGCTTCTCGGCGGCCGGCCGACGCTGGATCTCGGTCCTCGGACCCGACGCCTGCCAGGAGGTGCTGCAGAACAAGGACCGGGCCTTCGCCAACGGCGACGGCTGGTCGGCACTGATCGGGCCGTTCTTCCACGGTGGCCTCATGCTCCTCGACTCGGAGGAACATCTCCGGCACCGCCGCATCATGCAGCAGGCATTCACCCGGTCACGCCTCGAGAAGACCGTCGAGGCCATGAATCCGTCGATCACCGAGAAACTCGACAAATGGGTTCCCACCGACGGATTCCGTGCCTACACCGCACTGAAGACACTCACCCTCGACCTTGCCACCGACATCTTCATGGGCGGCGCCGAGGACTCCACACCGGCCGAGATCGAAGCGGTGAAGAAGGCTTTCATCGACTGTGTGCAGGCCGCGACCTCGATCGTCCGGTATCCCGTCCCCGGCACCAGATGGAAGCGCGGACTCGACGGACGCCGGGTGCTCGAAGACTTCTTCCGGCACTATCTACCGGCACGACGGTCGCGGGAGACGGACGACCTCTTCTCCGTGTTGTGCCACATCGAATCCGAAGCGGGCCAACGGTTCAGCGACGACGAGATCGTCGATCACATGATCTTCCTGCTGATGGCCGCGCACGACACGTCGACCATCACGATCTCCACGATGATGCAATATCTCGGGCAACACCCGCAGTGGCAGGACCGATGCCGGGGCGAGTCTCTCGCGCTGGGCACCGCCGCCCCGAGTCACGCCGATCTCGACGCGCTCGGCAGCCTCGATCTGGTGATGAAGGAATGCCTCCGGCTGGTCTCCCCGGTCCCGGTCCTGGCGCGACGGGCCGTGCGCGACACCGAGGTCCGGGGACATTTCGTGCCGGCCGGCACGTATGCCTCCGTGGCACCGCACTTCACGCACCACATGGCGGAGTACTGGCCGGAGCCCGAACGTTTCGATCCGGAACGCTTCGCGGAGCATCGACGCGAGGACAAGGTGCACCGCTACGCGTGGGAGCCGTTCGGCGGGGGCGTGCACAAATGCCTCGGCATGCATTTCGCCGGGGTCGAGGTCAAAGCGATCGTCCACCAGTTGCTGCTGCGCTTCGAGTGGCACGTCGACGCCGGCTACGTGGCCCCGCTGGACTTCACGTCGTTGCCGTTCCCGTCCGACGGGCAGCCGGTCGACCTGCGATTGCGGTCGACCGACTCCGAACGTCAGTCCGTGTAG
- a CDS encoding SDR family NAD(P)-dependent oxidoreductase, which yields MTSALVTGASRGIGLGIATRLAERGYALTISARGAERLESVAERLREAGAKEVRAVAADLADPEATARVVETHREAFGSMKALILNAGVGTAGPIAEFPARRFDKTVAVNLNAPFALIQASLPLLRAEAENDPARGSKIVALSSITGVYAEAGLAAYGATKAALISLVETLNAEESGNGISASALAPAYVDTDMSDWIKDKIPAESMIEVNDVVEIVDALLKLSSRAVVPKLVLSRAGAGLYTA from the coding sequence GTGACCAGCGCGCTCGTGACCGGAGCCTCGAGAGGTATCGGCCTCGGTATCGCAACCCGTCTCGCCGAGCGCGGCTACGCACTGACGATCAGCGCCCGCGGCGCGGAACGTCTCGAGAGCGTCGCCGAGCGGCTGCGGGAGGCGGGTGCCAAGGAGGTACGCGCCGTCGCAGCCGATCTCGCCGATCCGGAAGCCACCGCCCGCGTCGTGGAGACGCATCGCGAGGCGTTCGGGTCGATGAAGGCCCTGATCCTCAATGCCGGTGTCGGCACGGCAGGTCCGATCGCCGAGTTCCCGGCCCGGCGGTTCGACAAGACGGTCGCCGTGAACCTCAACGCTCCGTTCGCGCTCATCCAGGCGTCGCTGCCGTTGCTGCGCGCCGAGGCTGAGAACGATCCGGCCCGCGGATCGAAGATCGTTGCGCTCTCGTCGATCACAGGTGTCTATGCCGAGGCCGGTCTCGCCGCCTACGGTGCGACGAAGGCCGCGTTGATCTCGCTGGTGGAGACGCTCAACGCCGAGGAGTCCGGCAACGGCATCTCGGCGTCGGCGCTCGCACCCGCCTACGTCGACACCGACATGTCCGACTGGATCAAGGACAAGATCCCGGCCGAGTCCATGATCGAGGTGAACGACGTCGTCGAGATCGTCGACGCGCTGCTCAAACTGTCGTCGCGGGCCGTGGTGCCCAAGCTCGTGCTCAGCCGCGCGGGCGCAGGTCTCTACACCGCCTGA
- a CDS encoding phosphotransferase family protein gives MTAVHEGLDLAVLERFLADSGVTVHGELRAELISGGKSNLTYGLRDEKSHWVLRRPPTTGLTPSAHDVAREFRITSALKGTGVPVAPTVVQCEDDSVMGAPFTVVEFVDGRVVRSKADLDALGDDEIDRCVGELVRIIAELHNVDFEAVGLGGLGRPDGYVTRQVKLWASQWGRVKTRELPDLERLHAALAESIPESPAPSIVHGDYRIDNTILDPTDPARVVAVVDWELSTLGDPLTDLAMMCVYRHPALDDILGFPAAWSSERLPAADDLVQRYATASGRDIANWNFYMGLAYLKLAVIAEGINHRWRAGATIGDGFDRAGEAVPDLVAAGLAALKGAHA, from the coding sequence ATGACCGCCGTGCACGAGGGACTCGACCTCGCCGTTCTCGAGCGCTTCCTCGCCGATTCCGGTGTGACCGTTCACGGTGAACTTCGGGCGGAGCTCATCTCGGGCGGCAAGTCCAATCTCACCTATGGGTTGCGAGACGAGAAGTCCCACTGGGTGCTGCGTCGCCCTCCGACCACGGGTCTGACGCCGTCGGCGCACGACGTCGCCCGCGAGTTCCGCATCACGTCGGCGCTGAAGGGCACCGGTGTGCCGGTCGCGCCCACCGTCGTCCAGTGCGAGGACGATTCGGTGATGGGTGCGCCGTTCACCGTCGTCGAGTTCGTCGACGGACGTGTGGTGCGCAGCAAGGCCGACCTCGATGCGCTCGGTGACGACGAGATCGACCGCTGCGTCGGTGAACTCGTGCGCATCATCGCCGAACTGCACAACGTCGACTTCGAGGCCGTCGGTCTCGGGGGACTGGGCCGGCCGGACGGCTACGTGACCCGGCAGGTGAAGCTGTGGGCGAGCCAGTGGGGCCGGGTGAAGACCCGCGAACTGCCGGATCTCGAACGGCTGCACGCCGCGCTCGCCGAGTCGATTCCGGAGTCGCCCGCTCCGTCGATCGTCCACGGCGACTACCGCATCGACAACACCATCCTGGACCCGACCGACCCGGCACGCGTCGTCGCCGTAGTGGACTGGGAACTGTCCACCCTCGGCGACCCGCTCACCGATCTCGCCATGATGTGCGTGTACCGGCATCCGGCGCTCGACGACATCCTGGGCTTCCCGGCGGCATGGTCGAGCGAACGACTGCCGGCGGCGGACGATCTGGTGCAGCGCTACGCCACGGCGTCGGGTCGCGACATCGCCAACTGGAACTTCTACATGGGTCTGGCCTACCTCAAGCTCGCCGTCATCGCCGAGGGCATCAACCACCGGTGGCGTGCCGGAGCGACGATCGGCGACGGTTTCGACCGTGCCGGTGAAGCCGTGCCGGACCTGGTGGCAGCAGGACTCGCAGCATTGAAGGGAGCCCACGCGTGA